The uncultured Treponema sp. genomic sequence AATCTTGTTCATCTTGTAATCCTTACACAAACTGAATTTATTGAATATTTTTACAATTTTAGCACAAATCTGATTTTTAGTGAAGTGTTAGACATAAAATGCAAAAGTGTCATAATGAAAAAAGGCTCCCGGAATGCGGAAGCCCAAAGTTTGTTTGTTATATTAATTTTACTTTATAGAAACAAGGTCGCTTTCAAGTGTTACTGTGCGCCATTGTGATACTTGCGGGCAGTCAGGAATTTCGAATGTAAAATTGTACTGCGCAAAGAATGTGTTAGAATAGTTTTGTATTGATTGAAGACCAGAATCGTTTTTCAATTCAAAAGAAACATTTTTTTCAACTGCACTAGGATTTTCATAGAGGCAGTACCAGTCAGTTTCTCCGCTTTTCCATTCTTTGTTGCCATAGAAAATATCGATATAAGTTCCTACATTTTTTACAACGCTGTCTTGCGGAGGAATTACATTTTCAGTCCAGACAGTTGCTTTGTTGTCGCTGTAAGATGCAAATGCCCATTCGCCGTTTTTTAAGTTTGAATAGTCAATGTCGCCGATTCCGCCTTTTGCAGTTAAAGTAAGATAGTGGAAATAGCCATTTTCACGTACAAGACTTTCGCCTGCTCCTTTTAAAGGCTCAATCTGAACTTTGAATTTATACTGTTCACCGGCTTCGCATAATGGATAGACAAAAGATATGGATTCATCAGGAGTTTTAGGCCACCATTGACCGTTTTCGTCCTCATATGCAGAATCAAATGGTGATTTATCTAAACGTGCCAAAGTGGTTTGAATTTCCTTGCCGCCGATATTTTCCAAGCGGTAAACGCCAATCCAGTTGCAGCCACTTTGATATTTTTCATCGCTGCCTGCTAAAGTTGCCGGATTTTTAATTGTAAAGTGCATTCCGTCAGATTCTGCGGTTACTTTTACAAGGTCTGTTTCTGCTTCGTAAGTTCCAGATGTTTCTTTTTCAATCCAGCGGGCAACTCCGCCGTTTTGAATTCTCAAGTCAAGAACACGGCTTTCTGTTTCACCGTTTCCGTCACTTCCGCTGCTTCCAGAATCCGAACAGGAGCAGAGAGCCAAAGAGATTGCCGCCAAAGCAAAAAATAATTTTACAGCCTTTTTCATGGATAATGCCTCCGATAAAATAGTTTCGAGGCATAATACCACGGGGGGGGGTACTGTCAACTGGTTCGGTGGAATTTATGGGTTATTTTTTCTGCTCATCTATTGTGTTTGCGGAGCCGTCCTGCACGTATTTTTCTAGCTGAAGTTCCGCTTGCTTTACATTTGTGATTACAGAAGGTCCTGCTATGCAGCCGCCTTCGCACGCCATTACTTCTATGAGGTTAGGTGTGTCTGGCTTTGCTGGAATTTTGCCTGAATTTATAAGACCGTAAGCGTTTAAGACTTTCATTCCGGCTTTGCTAAGTCCGTTGATTTTTGCGGGGCGCAGAATGGATTTGTCTTTTAAACGGAGCGCAACAGCTTCCATTACACCGCCTGAACGCGCAAAGTTTCTTCCGCTGGCTGTAGGAATTATTGTTTCATGCCGCTTGTCCATTTCAGCAACATTTATTTCCCGCGCTTCGAATAAAGCCGCAATTTCTTCAACAGTGATTACATAGTCAACAAGGTCGTCATCGAATCCCTCGCGTTTTTTGGCAAGGCAAGGTCCGATAAAAACCGTTATGCAGTCTGGGTCGGCTTTTTTTGCGATTTCCGCAGTATAGTGCATTGGACTTCTTGTTTCAGAAACGCATGGAATTAAAGCCGGAACGTGCTTGTGAACTGCGCGGACGTAAGCGGAACAGCATGAAGTTGTCATCATTTTGTCTCCGCGTGCCATGCGCTCTTCAAATTCACGGGCTTCGTTGTCGGCGCAAATGTCAGCTCCGATTGCAACTTCCCATACACGGTTGAATCCCGCCGCAATCAAAGAAGATTCAAGCTGGCCTGGCGTAACCTTGAACTGGGACGCAATTGAAGGCGCGTAAAGGGCAACAACTTTTTTGCAGTTCATTATGTGCTTTATTACGTCCACAAGCTGGCTTTTGTCCATCATCGCGCCGAACGGACATTCACGCATACAGTTTCCGCAGAAAATACACTTGTGGTAGTCGATTTTTTCGTGTCCTTTTTCGTCCTTTGAAATTGCTCCAACCGGGCAGGCTTCTTCACACGGAACTGGAATCTTTATAATCGAATGGTAAGGGCAGTTTTCCATGCATTTTCCGCAGTTGATGCAAAGTTTTTCATCTATAGTTGCCCTTCTGTCTACGGTGATTGCCTTGCGCGGGCAGTTTACCATGCAGGGACGCGCGTAACATCCTTGGCAGGCATTTGTAACCATGTAGTGAGCTTTTACACAGCCGTTGCAGGCTTCGTCAAGAACTGTAAGCATTGGCCATGTTGGTTTTTCCCGCTCCAACGCTTGTTTTGCAAAAGAGCCTAAAGTTGCTTCCTCGTCAATGTTTTCAACTGAAATTCCCATGCGGGCAAGAACTCTCATGCGAAGAATTTCCCGGTCATGGAAAATGCAACATCTTAGCGGCGGCTTGTCTCTGGGAGCCATTTCACGCGGAATAAAATGCACGCCTTCTTCCAGTTTTCCCTGAAGCTGAAGCTTTGCGATTCTAACAAGGATTTCGCGCTTTATGTTTGATGTGTTGTTGTTTATGTTAAGCATTTTGTCTCCCATAAAAAGTCAAGATTAAAACTTCAGTTTTAGGATTGACCTATCTGATTTTATTTTATAGTTAATCTTATGCAATTTCAACTTAACGAAGCATTCCTTCAGTCTGTTATTGAAAATTCACTTAAATTTCCTAGCTCTTCAAGAGATTTTATCAGCGCGGAAAAATCGTATTCTGTCGGCGACTTTACAAGGTAGTGCAAAATTATCTGCTTTGTCTTTATAATGCGGCTCATGTTCATGTCTGCCACAATCAGTCCGTGCGTTGTGATTGTTTTGCGCAGTTTTTCCATGTCCAAAGAATCGTTTTCAAAGCACAAATGAAGGCTTTTTGTTTTTTCAGCCGGAAACCATTTTGTTTCAAGTTTTTCAAGGCGCATAAGAAGAAACAGAACCATTGCAAGCGCGATTCCCACTTGAATGTAAAGCCCGGCTCCAATTGCAAGCCCGAACGCTGATGCAGTCCAGATTATCGCCGCGGAAGTAAGGCCTTTTATGTTCAGCCCTTGCTTCATTATTGCTCCACCGCCAAGAAATCCGATTCCGCTTACAACTCCAGCCGCAATTCTTGTGGGATCTCCTTTTGCAGCTGCAATAAAGCCTTCCGCCTTTGCCATGTAAACAGAAAGAATCGAAAGCAGCGTTGAAGAAACACAGATTAAAATCAAAGTTCTCATTCCGATTACCTGATTGTGGCTTTTGCGCTCAAGTCCAAGGAGTCCGCCGCAAACAGCTCCCGCAACAACTTTTATTATGCTTTCTGTTAAAAAATCAAGTTCCATCTATTAATATGCTTACCTTTTAAAGAGTTTGAATCCGCTTGAAGGCTTTGAACCAGGCTTTACCCACTGAGCTTTTTTGCCTGATTTTGAAGCGTCCATTGAGTTTAAATATGTGCAGAGCCATCTGCCAGTTTCGTCATCACGCCGGAATCCTTCCATTGAATTGTCTCCGCGAATTAAGACAATGTTCACAAAAATTGAATCGTTGCAAACCGCCGCAAGGTTTTCTGCAAACGAAGCGAATGCGGCTTTTCCTGCCGAAACCAAAGGTGAAGCAATCGCGCTGAGTCCGTCTTTTAGAGCCGGAGAATGAAGCACGTCTATTCTTGAAGGAGTTTCCTTTAAAAGGAAGACAAGTGTTCCGGGGCCTTCAGAAGCTTCTCTTTTTTGAAAAGTCGAAAGTATTTCCAGCGCAAGATATTGGTAGCCTGCAATCATTTCGTCGCAGCCACGCGCAATTTCCTCGCTGTCCATTTTTTCAGCCTTGGAAGCAAACCATTCCTCGTCAAAGTAAAGAACTGCTTCGTCCATTCTGTTGAATATTGTGAGCGTTTGAAGCACAAGCGAGCGTGCCGAAAGCGGAGACGATTTGTTCCATTCAATTGTGCAGATTCCGGATTTTGCCTCAAGATTTTTTTCTTCTTCGTAAGCCGCCTGATTTGCCTTGCGTTCTGCGATTGTAAGTTTTTTTACAGGCTGAACTTCATCTGTCTGCGGTCCGGTTATTATTATATTTCTGCCAGAAAAAGCAACTCCGTCCGTAAAACTTCCTGCGTCCGGCATATTTTTTCCAGCAATGAGAATCGTTTTTTCCATGCGCAAATTATAGCATAAAAAAGCGGAATAAATAAAGGTTTTGCGATGCGCTGGCTTCTTTTGTCAGGCTGAAAAATAATCAACTTTAAATCGTGTTACTATTGACAGAATCATAATTTGAATTTATACTGCTTCTATCTGTAGTAACAAAAGGTTTGAGTATAAATTTTCCTAATTTTTTGGAGATTGATATGTTATATGAAGTTCTTCCAGGAGACAGATTTACTCCTTTTTCTTTGGCAAAAAAATTCAACGCGAAGGCTGTTCTTGAATCAGCAAATTTTTCTTCGGGCAAAGACCGCTATTCAATGATTATGCTTGACGAGGCGTTCCGGGTTATCCAGGATGAAAACGGAATTGCAATCGTAATCAACGGTGAACGCCGCCCGATTTACGCAATGAAAGGCGACATTCTTGACGTTCTTGCAGAAATCGCGGCGGAAAATCCGGCGGAAGAAGGTTTTGACTTGCCTCTTCCGGCTGCCGGAATGGGCTACCTTAGCTACGAATTTTGCGCAAAATGCGACACGATTCATCTTCAAAAGCAGGAAGACCAGCTGAAAATTCCAGAAAGCGCGTTTGTTGTCGGACACACTTTTATAATTTTTGACCATTTCTATGAAAAAATCTATATTTGCGCGCAGAATTACAAGGAACATCAGATTGATTTGAAATCCGCAATCGAAAATATCAAAAAACGTCTTTCTGACTTGGATTTTTCTTATCTTGCCGAGCCGGAAACAGACTACGAGACAACAGTTCTTACAGATGAAGTGCAGAGCAAAAAAGAATACTGCGAAAAAGTCGAGGCGCTGAAAAAAGAAATCTACGCAGGAAATATCGTACAGGCAGTTCCAAGCCGAAGGCTCCAGATAAAAAGCGAAGTTCCCGCCCTGGAAATTTACCGCAGCCTGCGTTCTGTAAATCCTTCACCTTATATGTTCTACCTTGATTTTGCGGATTTCCAGCTGACAGGCGCTTCCCCGGAAAGCCTTGTGCGCGTGCGAAACGGTGAGGCAATGATTCACCCGATTGCAGGGACTCGCCACCGCGGAAAAAATCCTCTGGAAGACAAGCAGCTTATGGAAGAGCTTTTGAACGACCCAAAAGAGCGCGCAGAACACCTTATGCTTGTTGACCTTGCGCGGAACGACCTTGGCCGAGTCTGCAAAACTGGCAGCGTTGAAGTAACTCGGTATATGTTCACGGAACTTTACAGCCACGTAATTCATCTTGTTTCAGAAGTAATCGGAAAAATTGACGATGGAACTTCCGCAATAAAAGTTTTGCGAGCGGCATTCCCGGCAGGCACGGTTTCTGGAGCACCTAAAATCAGTGCAATTGAAATTCTTTCTTCTTTGGAAAAATACAAGCGCAATTTTTATGCCGGAGCAGTTGGCTATATTGGAAACAAGAACAACCTGGATTTTTGTATTGCGATTCGCTGTGCGCTAAAACAACAGGATGTGTGGACATTGCAGGCAGGCGGTGGAATCGTTTACGCAAGCAACGCTGAACGAGAATTCACAGAAACCTGCGAAAAACTTGGAGCAATGCGCGCTGTAATCGAAAACACAAAAAAATAACAGAAAGCGCGGAGGAAAATTATGATTTTATTATTGGATAATTACGACAGTTTCACATACAACGTTTACCAGTCGCTTGCAAAACTTACAAAAGAAGAGATAAAAGTTGTTCGCAGTAAAGAAATTTCTCTTCGGGACGCAATAAAAATGAATCCGGCAAAACTGATTGTTTCTCCAGGACCTGGCCGCCCGGAAGATGCCGGAATTTCTGTTGAAGCAATAAAATATTTCGCAGGAAAAATCCCGATTCTGGGAATTTGTCTTGGTCATCAGGCGATTGGTTATGCGTTTGGAGCAAAAATTGTAAACGCAAAATTCATAAAGCACGGAATCGCCGAGCAAATCAACCTTGACGGAAAAGGAATGTTCCGGCTAATGGGAAAGCGCGAAACTTTCACGCGCTACCATTCGCTTGTAATTGATGAAAAAACTCTTCCGGCAGATTTTGAGATTTCTGCACGCGCAGACGATGGCGACATCATGGGAATCCGACACAAAACCATGCCGATTGAAGGCGTGCAGTTCCACCCGGAATCAATCGCCTCTCCAAAAACAAAAGAATTTTTTACAGCATTCCTGAATTACCGCGCAGAACCGTTCCCGGCAAGCCAAGTTCTTTCCTCTTTAATTGAAGGAAAAGACATGAGCCGCAGAACTGCAGAAATGTTCATGGAAGATTTAACAGACGGCTGCATGGACGAACGGATGACCGCCGCAATTCTTGTTGCTCTTGCCGCAAAAAAAGCGACACCAGAAGAAATTGCCGGCTGCGCAGGTGTTCTTGTTGCAAAACGAACGCCGCTTCCGCTTGAAACAACCGAACTTACAGACATAGTTGGAACTGGTGGAGACAGCAAAGGTTCTTTCAATATAAGTTCAATGAGCGCATTGTGCGCCGCCGCCTGCGGACTTCCTGTTGCAAAACACGGAAACCGCGCAGTTTCCTCAAAATCGGGAGCCGCTGATTTTTTTGAGGCACTTGGAATCAAAATTGACAACGCTCCAGCAAAAACCGCAGAAATCATCAGAAAAACAAATTTC encodes the following:
- a CDS encoding monomeric [FeFe] hydrogenase, coding for MLNINNNTSNIKREILVRIAKLQLQGKLEEGVHFIPREMAPRDKPPLRCCIFHDREILRMRVLARMGISVENIDEEATLGSFAKQALEREKPTWPMLTVLDEACNGCVKAHYMVTNACQGCYARPCMVNCPRKAITVDRRATIDEKLCINCGKCMENCPYHSIIKIPVPCEEACPVGAISKDEKGHEKIDYHKCIFCGNCMRECPFGAMMDKSQLVDVIKHIMNCKKVVALYAPSIASQFKVTPGQLESSLIAAGFNRVWEVAIGADICADNEAREFEERMARGDKMMTTSCCSAYVRAVHKHVPALIPCVSETRSPMHYTAEIAKKADPDCITVFIGPCLAKKREGFDDDLVDYVITVEEIAALFEAREINVAEMDKRHETIIPTASGRNFARSGGVMEAVALRLKDKSILRPAKINGLSKAGMKVLNAYGLINSGKIPAKPDTPNLIEVMACEGGCIAGPSVITNVKQAELQLEKYVQDGSANTIDEQKK
- a CDS encoding MgtC/SapB family protein; translation: MELDFLTESIIKVVAGAVCGGLLGLERKSHNQVIGMRTLILICVSSTLLSILSVYMAKAEGFIAAAKGDPTRIAAGVVSGIGFLGGGAIMKQGLNIKGLTSAAIIWTASAFGLAIGAGLYIQVGIALAMVLFLLMRLEKLETKWFPAEKTKSLHLCFENDSLDMEKLRKTITTHGLIVADMNMSRIIKTKQIILHYLVKSPTEYDFSALIKSLEELGNLSEFSITD
- a CDS encoding chorismate-binding protein is translated as MLYEVLPGDRFTPFSLAKKFNAKAVLESANFSSGKDRYSMIMLDEAFRVIQDENGIAIVINGERRPIYAMKGDILDVLAEIAAENPAEEGFDLPLPAAGMGYLSYEFCAKCDTIHLQKQEDQLKIPESAFVVGHTFIIFDHFYEKIYICAQNYKEHQIDLKSAIENIKKRLSDLDFSYLAEPETDYETTVLTDEVQSKKEYCEKVEALKKEIYAGNIVQAVPSRRLQIKSEVPALEIYRSLRSVNPSPYMFYLDFADFQLTGASPESLVRVRNGEAMIHPIAGTRHRGKNPLEDKQLMEELLNDPKERAEHLMLVDLARNDLGRVCKTGSVEVTRYMFTELYSHVIHLVSEVIGKIDDGTSAIKVLRAAFPAGTVSGAPKISAIEILSSLEKYKRNFYAGAVGYIGNKNNLDFCIAIRCALKQQDVWTLQAGGGIVYASNAEREFTETCEKLGAMRAVIENTKK
- a CDS encoding bifunctional anthranilate synthase component II/anthranilate phosphoribosyltransferase, whose protein sequence is MILLLDNYDSFTYNVYQSLAKLTKEEIKVVRSKEISLRDAIKMNPAKLIVSPGPGRPEDAGISVEAIKYFAGKIPILGICLGHQAIGYAFGAKIVNAKFIKHGIAEQINLDGKGMFRLMGKRETFTRYHSLVIDEKTLPADFEISARADDGDIMGIRHKTMPIEGVQFHPESIASPKTKEFFTAFLNYRAEPFPASQVLSSLIEGKDMSRRTAEMFMEDLTDGCMDERMTAAILVALAAKKATPEEIAGCAGVLVAKRTPLPLETTELTDIVGTGGDSKGSFNISSMSALCAAACGLPVAKHGNRAVSSKSGAADFFEALGIKIDNAPAKTAEIIRKTNFGFLFAPVYHSAMRFAAPVRKALGVKTIMNLIGPLSNPAGAKYQMLGVYSPELLSPVARAAKLLGAKRVMVVVSEDGFDEISPVVGTKVFEIDEDNKEKEYTIQPADFGLSGCKDEELSGGTGAENAQLAKELLEGKGRRTLKAAIALNGGAALYIGGKAKSIKEGCVKIIRAIDSGAVSKKLEEIKKESNS